The Rhodoluna lacicola genome includes the window TAGAGCTGGCCAATTGTTGGCGCATACCGCGGGTGAGTTTGGTTTTGGAATTTTAGAGCCCGCCGTCAGCAAGGGTGTGATTCCACTCGCGATTCACCCAGCCATGACTTTCACCGGCACCTCTGTTGATTTATCGCGAATTCGTGAGAGCTTTTTTGCAGTAGCCGCACCCAATGTTGCGTTGCCGATCGCCCAAGCGCTGGTGATTGAGATGGGTGCTGAGCCCATTGTGATTTCCGAACAAGACAGAAAAACCTACTTTGAGGCAATCAGCGTTGCGAACAATTTCTCAAAGCTCATCGTTAATCAATCAATTGGCTTACTAGAGTCAGTGGGAGTAGAAAACGCGCGATCGGTTTTGGCACCGGTGATTCGAAGCGCGGTAGAAGAAGCCTTAGCCGAAGGTCACGTTCCAATCGACCCAGAGGAATTGCTGAACTAATGCAAAGAGTGTCCGGCATCAACGAACTCACCGCCGCGGTTGAAGCCGCTAAAAAAGATGGCCTAGAAGTTGCATTTGTGCCAACCATGGGAGCACTGCACGAGGGGCACCTCTCTCTAATTAAAGAAGCACGCAGGCACGCAGCTTTTGTGGTGGTTTCAATTTTTGTGAACCCATTGCAGTTTGGCGCCGGTGAAGATTTTGAAAAGTATCCGCGGGCAATTGAAGAAGACGCCGAGAAGCTTGATGGCATCGGGGTATCGGTGTTGTTCACCCCAACCGTGAATGACCTGTACCGCGGAAATTTGAATGTCAGCGAAAGCGCCGGGCACATCGGCGAACTTTACGAGGGGTCCGCCCGGCCAGATCACTTTGACGGAATGCTCACCGTGGTGGCAAGACTCTTTGAGGCGGTGAAGCCAAATTACGCGGTGTTTGGCGCCAAGGATGCGCAACAGGTTTACCTGGTCAAGCAGTTGGCCGCACAAAAATTTACCGGCATCGAAATAATCGTTGCGCCAACAATTCGCGAATCAAACGGTCTTGCGCTTTCAAGCAGAAATCGATATTTGAGCCCAGCCGATCACAAGGTGGCCGAACACATTTCGGCCGCGCTGCGAAGTGCACAGCAGGCTGCGAGCACACCGGGTGGCTCGCCACAGTCGGTGCTCCAGGCAGCTACTACAGAGATGACTAAGGCACCTGAGGCTAAACTTGATTACATCGCCCTTGTCGACGCCGACACCTTTGAGGCCGTCAACGACGGATTCACCGGCCGGGCAATTTTGCTCATCGCAGCCGTGGTGGGCGAGACCCGATTGATCGACAACACCGAAATCACGTTTTAGGAGCACCCGCATGAGCCAGGACACAAACGCCACTGGCAGTGTCAACCCAGACATTGAGCAAGATTCAGAACAGGATCTGCCAGAGCAAATCGCGGTTCGCCTTGCCAAGCGAGAGCGCCTCAACGAGATGGGCGATGCTTACCCGGTTAGCCTGCCAATCACCCACACCATCGACGGAGTTCGTGCCGCCTACCCAGATCTAGACACCGATGTTGCCACCGGTGACAAGGTGGCACTGGCTGGTCGAATTGTTTTTCAGCGCAACACCGGAAAGCTTTGCTTTGCAACCCTGCAGGCCGGTTCTGGCCAGCGCATCCAGGCCATGCTGTCTCTCGACAAGGTGGGCGAAGCCCGCCTGGAACAGTGGAAAGAACTGGTTGACCTTGGCGACCACGTTTTCGTTGCCGGCGAAGTAATTACTTCAAAGCGCGGCGAGCTTTCGATTCTTGCCGACGAGTGGCTAATGGCTGCTAAGACCATTCGACCACTCCCTAACCTGCACAACGAACTAGGCGAGGAATACCGCGTTCGCCACCGCTACATTGACCTAATCGTGCGCGATCGTGCTCGCGAGGTAGTGCAGATTCGCTCAAAGGTTATGCAGTCACTGCGCCGCACCTTTGAACAAGAGGCATTCCTTGAGGTTGAGACCCCAATGCTGCAGACCCTGCACGGCGGTGCATCGGCTCGCCCATTCAAGACCCACTCAAACGCCTTTGATACAGAGCTATTCCTGCGTATTGCACCCGAGCTGTTCTTGAAACGAGCGGTGGTTGGTGGCATTGACCGAGTGTTTGAAATCAACCGCAACTTCCGCAACGAGGGTGCCGACCGCACCCACTCACCGGAGTTCGCCATGCTTGAGGCCTACCAGGCGTACGGCGACTACAACTCAATTGCCGATCTAACTCAGAAGCTAATTCAGAACGCGGCGATGGATGTTTTTGGAACTCATCAGGTGGTTCTGGAAGACGGCGAAATCAACGACCTAGGCGGCGAGTGGCCACGCATCTCAATGTATGAGTCATTGAGCGAAGCTTGCGGTCAGACCATC containing:
- a CDS encoding Rossmann-like and DUF2520 domain-containing protein — protein: MTSGRLSVGVVGAGPVGAVLGQALAAAGHQIVGIATTDAANIERAEALLPQVAVIPVPQIIQQSDLVLLAIPAEEIEKTVAGIAEAGLFRAGQLLAHTAGEFGFGILEPAVSKGVIPLAIHPAMTFTGTSVDLSRIRESFFAVAAPNVALPIAQALVIEMGAEPIVISEQDRKTYFEAISVANNFSKLIVNQSIGLLESVGVENARSVLAPVIRSAVEEALAEGHVPIDPEELLN
- the panC gene encoding pantoate--beta-alanine ligase, with the translated sequence MQRVSGINELTAAVEAAKKDGLEVAFVPTMGALHEGHLSLIKEARRHAAFVVVSIFVNPLQFGAGEDFEKYPRAIEEDAEKLDGIGVSVLFTPTVNDLYRGNLNVSESAGHIGELYEGSARPDHFDGMLTVVARLFEAVKPNYAVFGAKDAQQVYLVKQLAAQKFTGIEIIVAPTIRESNGLALSSRNRYLSPADHKVAEHISAALRSAQQAASTPGGSPQSVLQAATTEMTKAPEAKLDYIALVDADTFEAVNDGFTGRAILLIAAVVGETRLIDNTEITF
- the lysS gene encoding lysine--tRNA ligase; amino-acid sequence: MSQDTNATGSVNPDIEQDSEQDLPEQIAVRLAKRERLNEMGDAYPVSLPITHTIDGVRAAYPDLDTDVATGDKVALAGRIVFQRNTGKLCFATLQAGSGQRIQAMLSLDKVGEARLEQWKELVDLGDHVFVAGEVITSKRGELSILADEWLMAAKTIRPLPNLHNELGEEYRVRHRYIDLIVRDRAREVVQIRSKVMQSLRRTFEQEAFLEVETPMLQTLHGGASARPFKTHSNAFDTELFLRIAPELFLKRAVVGGIDRVFEINRNFRNEGADRTHSPEFAMLEAYQAYGDYNSIADLTQKLIQNAAMDVFGTHQVVLEDGEINDLGGEWPRISMYESLSEACGQTITPETPISELKKLAASVEIEIEHPLAGKYVEELWEHFVKGNLVKPTFVIDFPVDTSPLTRDHRSKSGVVEKWDLYIRGYEQATGYSELVDPVIQRERFVEQVTLAAAGDPEAMKLDEDFLKALEFGMPPSGGMGMGIDRLLMSLTGLGIRETIMFPLVK